Below is a genomic region from Deinococcus koreensis.
TGGACACGCAGATGGTCTTGCGGTCGAGGTAGGGCATGTACACGGCCTCCATCTGCCGGCCGTCCAACAGGGTAAAGAGGTACTTGACCGAGCCGTCGGTGCTGCGGACCGTCTCGATCTCGCGGTAGGGGTTGAGGTGGTACTGCGTCGCCAGTTCGGTGCGCAGGTCGGTGGGCAGGTTGGTCATGGCGGCGAAACTGCCCGCGCCCTGGCCGAAGACCCAGTCCAGCACCTGCCGGCGGCGGAAGCCCTCCAGCGGGTACAGGTCGGGGTGCAGGTCGAGAAGAAGCTCCATACGCGCAGTCTAAAGGTCGCCGCCCCCCGGTTCCGTGACCGGGAGCTGCGCGCCGGACGGCTGGGGCTGCGCCGATCCGCCGACCCAGACCTCGACCCCTCCTGGCAGCGTGGCGAACTGTACGCTCAGGCGGGCGGGCTGGCCGGGCATCCGCTGGGCGGCGCGCAGCAGGTTGGTGTCGGCGGGCAGGCGACCCAGGTGGCCGAGTACGCCGATCAGGCAGGCGCCCATGTTGGAACTGGCGGCGTCCTCCACAAAGCCCTTGAGCGGCCCGAAGGCCCGGAAGCTGACGTCCTCCCGCGCGGGGCCGCCCATGCAGAACACGACCAGCCCGGTGGTGCCCGTGGCGCGGCTCACCGCCGAGATAGCGTCTGCATCTGCCGAAAAGGTCTCCAGCGCGGTCAGGTCAGCGACCTCGACCACCAGATTGGGCCGCTGGGTCTGGGCCGACCAAATCCGCGCCGCGCTCAGCCCGAGAGGGGAGAGGTCGCCCTCCACCTCCTGTACCCGCACCTCGCCCTGGCGCAGCAGCCATTCGCCGCCGCAGAGCTGGGCCGGCAGGGTCTCGCCGCCCATCGTCACGTCCACCACGTCGAACAGGGGGCTTCGGGCGTGCAGGAAGGTCAGGGCCGCCAGCGCCGCAGAGTCGGACGAGCCCTTTTCCTTCTCCAGAGTGAAGACACGCAGATGAACGGCTGTGGTGTCGGCCTGCTCTATGAACACGCTGAGGGGTGCGCCCGCCGTAAGCGCACGGGCCTGGAGGTCGCCGGAAGCGCCTCGGAAGAGGGCGACGAGCTTGCCGCTGGCACCGGGCGAGGGTGCGAGGACACGGTAGAGGACGGGCTCGGCGGACATCGGCTTATTTCAGCACGTCGGCGAAGGGTCGCTCCATCTTTGCTTTGAAAGCTTCGATGCTGACGCGCTCCGACTCGGACAATCCGTTTTCTGAGAGCGCTTGATCCACAACCGTTTTTATTCTGGAGAGCAGGTCGGGTGAATTGCGCCAGAAAGAAGCGTTCTGATGCAGCACGCTACTGAGGAGGTCACCGGGATAGCCGTCACCGTCCAGCAGCGGCTCCTGCTCCAGGAGTGGCAGGGCAAGAGGCACCAGGGTTTCAGGATAAAACTGCTGATACAGCATGACCCTCAGGTCGCCCGGCTCAAATTGCCGCAGAGGTTTGACCAGCAGGCGCTCACAGCGGTCTATCAGGCCAGAACCAAACGTCGATGGCTGGCCGTCTGGCCCGACACTGAACGGTTGACGAAGTTGATAGAGCTGAGCGAGTGAACTCGCGGTGTCTATAGGCTTGCGTTTCTTCTGCCCACTCGCTTTCGGCTTACGCACTGACCCACTCCCGCAAGACCTGCTCCAGATGCGCGTCGTCCAGCTCGTCCTGCTCGGCCAGGGCCTTGATGTGGTCGGTCACGCGCCGCAGGGCGTCCTCGCCGTAATGCAGGCCCAGCTCGCGGGCCTTGTAGGCGATGGCGTGCTTGCCCGTGACCTTGCTGGCCGCCTGGATGCGCCGGCCCACCCCGAAGGCGCCGGGCGGAATGGCCTCGTAGGCGCCGGGATTCAGGTAGATGGCCTTCAGGTGCATCCCCGCCTTGTGGTTGTAGGCGAATTCGCCGGTCAGGTAGTTGTTCCAGGGAATCGGCAGCCCCACCATGCGGGCGATCATGGCGTCCAGCTCCGGCAGCCGCTCCAGGTCGTACTTGTCGACCAGTCCCTGGGGGTCGAAGGTGAACATGCGGGCCAGGAAGCCGCCCAGCGGCGTGATCCCGTTGCGCTCCCCGATGCCCAGGATGGTCGTGTCGATGTGCGTGGCGCCGGCCTCGATGGCCTCGTAGGCGTTGGAGACCGCGCAGCCGGTGTCGTTGTGCCCGTGGAACTCG
It encodes:
- a CDS encoding PhzF family phenazine biosynthesis protein encodes the protein MSAEPVLYRVLAPSPGASGKLVALFRGASGDLQARALTAGAPLSVFIEQADTTAVHLRVFTLEKEKGSSDSAALAALTFLHARSPLFDVVDVTMGGETLPAQLCGGEWLLRQGEVRVQEVEGDLSPLGLSAARIWSAQTQRPNLVVEVADLTALETFSADADAISAVSRATGTTGLVVFCMGGPAREDVSFRAFGPLKGFVEDAASSNMGACLIGVLGHLGRLPADTNLLRAAQRMPGQPARLSVQFATLPGGVEVWVGGSAQPQPSGAQLPVTEPGGGDL
- a CDS encoding contact-dependent growth inhibition system immunity protein produces the protein MRKPKASGQKKRKPIDTASSLAQLYQLRQPFSVGPDGQPSTFGSGLIDRCERLLVKPLRQFEPGDLRVMLYQQFYPETLVPLALPLLEQEPLLDGDGYPGDLLSSVLHQNASFWRNSPDLLSRIKTVVDQALSENGLSESERVSIEAFKAKMERPFADVLK